One genomic window of Candidatus Kuenenia stuttgartiensis includes the following:
- a CDS encoding DUF1858 domain-containing protein: MEINKNTVIKDLIEAHPETLAVFKKYNLVIAGGVRGPNEPIAFFAKAHEVDYDTLVRELNEAIEKGGGEYVELPLLEVDKVYEKFAKAAILFTLTVGVTFGAVILSYIAIKLNFNATHYAHIQAHGYAQLVGWVGLFIMGFALYIIPRVKNTELRHKNLVNVCFGFIIIGIVLRAVVQPVPYSSVRFLLPASAMFEIGAVLLFSFILFSTISSSQEKVGIFDKFFKAGLLWLLISSLVNLGMVFYLYNKSVQEIPKSVFSPYVHLYLFGFVFMFIFAVNIRTVYAFLDIKPVREKAINLSFWMLNASIPVYFITCVFAGKSVIALRFSQLVVFFIAFAVFSFIYGLRVFERSTKELHGVVMDRSYTKTIHAAYIWLIISMLILITMPFLHNKTEILKQFHGSFNHAVTVGFITMMMIGYASKMVPTFTGINMHSIKLSHITFILLNTGCFIRVFSQMSVGISGGKPIFYGIVGTSGWFELAAIGFFGYNLWKTMNTKEQPKPSEIKKITVVDKDTKVFDIVDQYPETLQIFLDYGFSQMANPVIRNTMGRVATIDMAAKMHNVDREKFIQSLNDRIADKK; encoded by the coding sequence ATGGAAATAAATAAAAATACCGTAATTAAAGACCTTATAGAGGCGCATCCGGAAACACTTGCAGTATTCAAAAAGTATAACCTGGTCATTGCCGGCGGTGTGCGGGGACCTAATGAGCCAATAGCTTTTTTTGCAAAGGCACATGAGGTTGATTATGACACGTTGGTGAGAGAATTAAATGAAGCCATTGAAAAAGGCGGAGGGGAGTATGTTGAACTTCCTCTGTTAGAGGTAGATAAGGTATATGAAAAGTTCGCGAAAGCTGCGATTTTATTTACACTTACCGTAGGGGTAACATTTGGTGCCGTTATTCTTAGTTATATTGCGATTAAATTGAATTTCAACGCAACGCACTATGCCCACATCCAGGCGCATGGTTATGCCCAGTTAGTAGGATGGGTAGGACTTTTTATTATGGGGTTTGCTTTATACATCATACCGAGGGTAAAAAATACCGAACTGCGGCACAAAAATCTGGTAAATGTCTGCTTCGGATTCATCATTATCGGCATTGTTTTAAGGGCCGTCGTGCAGCCTGTTCCGTATAGTTCTGTAAGATTCCTGCTTCCTGCATCCGCGATGTTTGAGATTGGTGCAGTCCTGTTGTTTTCCTTCATTCTTTTTAGTACGATATCTTCCAGTCAGGAAAAGGTCGGCATATTCGACAAATTTTTCAAGGCAGGACTACTGTGGTTGTTGATTTCCTCATTGGTGAACTTGGGGATGGTTTTTTATTTATATAATAAATCGGTTCAGGAGATACCCAAATCAGTTTTTAGCCCCTACGTACATTTGTACCTCTTTGGTTTTGTTTTTATGTTTATTTTTGCTGTCAATATAAGGACAGTATATGCTTTTCTTGACATTAAGCCTGTCCGTGAAAAGGCGATTAACCTCAGTTTTTGGATGCTTAACGCATCCATACCAGTTTATTTTATTACATGCGTTTTTGCCGGCAAAAGTGTCATTGCACTGCGGTTTTCACAATTGGTGGTATTCTTCATTGCGTTCGCCGTTTTTTCATTCATTTACGGTTTGCGCGTCTTTGAGAGGTCTACAAAAGAACTTCATGGTGTTGTAATGGACAGGAGTTATACAAAAACGATACATGCTGCTTACATATGGCTTATCATCAGCATGCTAATACTCATTACCATGCCTTTTTTGCATAATAAAACAGAGATATTAAAGCAATTTCATGGTTCGTTTAATCATGCCGTCACCGTTGGTTTTATTACGATGATGATGATTGGTTATGCTTCAAAAATGGTTCCAACGTTTACCGGCATAAATATGCACAGTATTAAACTTTCACATATTACCTTCATACTTTTAAACACAGGATGTTTTATCCGGGTATTTTCCCAAATGTCCGTCGGGATAAGCGGAGGAAAACCTATTTTTTACGGTATTGTGGGAACATCGGGATGGTTTGAGCTGGCCGCGATAGGTTTTTTTGGATACAATTTGTGGAAGACTATGAACACGAAGGAACAACCTAAGCCTTCTGAAATTAAAAAAATAACGGTAGTCGACAAGGATACGAAGGTATTTGATATTGTGGACCAATATCCTGAAACATTGCAGATATTTCTTGATTATGGATTCAGCCAAATGGCGAATCCTGTTATTAGGAATACGATGGGAAGAGTAGCAACGATTGATATGGCTGCAAAAATGCATAATGTAGATAGAGAAAAATTTATCCAGTCCCTTAACGATAGAATCGCCGACAAAAAATAA
- a CDS encoding response regulator, whose amino-acid sequence MEKPADKSEKKAPASQFEKTWVSTFPRVCEGCSQLTNKQFFLINPVLKITTIGTFIKNANAKFVLSKIIVEDFYEGEIYLLLSLKLAITIGNILLLLEDEAIKENANKENFDADCADGFKEFSNQVCGILDNDLRLKLPKPIHLKLLSVEPINKENMTTVLKDDILNEECLFLSTSLRIMGFDDDQFIICVPKLIGEEFFGEIIEEENKEYRGTILAVDDSNTDLRIIRKLLGNDYKVLVTDNPGHALSTLGKTNIDLVLMDIYMPGVDGITLCERIKRNAMVEDVPIIICSAHPTQENVIRAVRAGAADFIVKPVTRQKLMEKINKHMLNKSLKIPANR is encoded by the coding sequence ATGGAAAAACCTGCCGATAAATCAGAGAAAAAGGCGCCCGCGTCTCAGTTTGAGAAAACGTGGGTTAGTACATTTCCGCGCGTTTGCGAAGGATGCAGCCAATTAACAAACAAGCAATTTTTTCTCATTAACCCTGTTTTAAAAATTACCACCATAGGAACTTTTATTAAAAATGCCAATGCAAAGTTTGTGTTATCAAAAATAATTGTCGAGGATTTTTATGAGGGCGAAATATATTTACTTTTATCTTTAAAACTAGCGATAACAATTGGTAACATTCTCCTGCTTCTCGAAGATGAAGCAATAAAGGAAAATGCTAATAAGGAAAATTTCGATGCTGATTGCGCGGACGGTTTCAAAGAGTTTTCGAATCAGGTATGCGGTATTTTAGATAATGACCTACGCCTGAAATTACCCAAACCGATTCACCTGAAATTATTATCGGTAGAGCCAATAAACAAAGAAAATATGACCACCGTATTAAAAGACGACATCCTTAACGAAGAATGCCTTTTCCTCTCTACTTCTTTAAGAATAATGGGTTTTGACGATGATCAATTTATTATATGTGTCCCTAAATTGATCGGAGAAGAATTTTTCGGGGAAATCATTGAGGAAGAAAACAAAGAATATCGGGGAACAATACTTGCAGTGGACGATTCAAACACCGATTTACGAATCATCAGAAAATTACTCGGTAATGATTATAAAGTATTGGTGACAGACAATCCGGGCCATGCGCTCTCAACTCTGGGGAAAACCAATATCGATCTGGTATTAATGGACATTTACATGCCAGGAGTTGACGGAATTACCCTCTGCGAAAGAATTAAAAGAAATGCAATGGTTGAAGATGTGCCTATTATTATCTGCTCCGCCCACCCTACGCAGGAAAATGTAATACGCGCCGTAAGGGCAGGCGCTGCTGATTTTATAGTAAAACCGGTAACGAGACAAAAATTAATGGAAAAAATTAACAAACATATGCTTAATAAAAGCTTAAAAATCCCTGCAAACCGATAG
- a CDS encoding response regulator — MPKVLIIDDSSVMRKMIQRNIQQSGLMVDSFVEAGDGKEALAKIAADSSIDLILCDWNMPNMTGIEFVKALRGSGNQTPIIMCTTEGSDAKVVEATGSGANGYITKPFTPDQLKTKLGAFLQIK, encoded by the coding sequence ATGCCAAAAGTATTAATAATTGATGATTCCTCCGTAATGCGCAAAATGATCCAGAGAAACATTCAACAGTCCGGTTTGATGGTTGATTCATTTGTGGAAGCAGGAGACGGAAAAGAAGCTCTGGCTAAAATTGCCGCAGATAGCAGCATTGACCTGATTCTTTGTGATTGGAACATGCCCAATATGACAGGTATTGAATTTGTGAAGGCACTCAGGGGCAGTGGAAACCAGACCCCTATTATAATGTGTACTACTGAAGGCAGTGACGCAAAAGTAGTAGAGGCTACAGGCAGTGGTGCTAATGGCTATATCACAAAACCATTCACCCCTGACCAATTAAAAACCAAATTAGGTGCTTTTTTACAAATTAAATAG
- a CDS encoding chemotaxis protein CheX → MDLKGIMDGITLDIKETTKILFETMIMLDLNYGDASLIDETQIKTDVIGMVSFTGQYHGVVGIFCSKKFALKVASSMLMMELEEFNNDVKDAVGEVSNMIAGNIKTKMSEKYGEMHLSIPIVIAGEGLSITAVGNVPTVSDTALSCFSKDPWLMTYFSAEKEKFGVGLLLKESK, encoded by the coding sequence ATGGATCTTAAGGGGATCATGGATGGGATTACTTTAGATATTAAGGAAACAACGAAAATATTATTTGAAACAATGATTATGCTGGATTTAAACTATGGAGATGCTTCGCTCATTGACGAAACACAGATTAAAACTGATGTTATTGGCATGGTAAGCTTTACAGGCCAGTATCACGGGGTAGTCGGTATATTTTGTTCAAAAAAATTTGCGCTAAAAGTAGCCTCCAGCATGTTAATGATGGAACTGGAGGAATTCAATAACGACGTGAAAGATGCCGTCGGAGAAGTATCTAATATGATCGCCGGAAATATTAAGACCAAAATGTCAGAAAAATATGGCGAAATGCACCTTTCTATCCCCATTGTAATAGCGGGTGAAGGCCTTTCCATTACAGCGGTCGGCAACGTGCCTACCGTATCAGACACCGCCTTGTCATGCTTTAGCAAGGACCCATGGTTGATGACGTATTTTAGCGCAGAAAAAGAAAAATTTGGCGTAGGTTTGCTGTTGAAAGAGTCAAAATAA